One stretch of Bradyrhizobium canariense DNA includes these proteins:
- a CDS encoding tetratricopeptide repeat protein, whose translation MNSRVSWSVDGIDPSVRERAEAAARRAGMSLSDWLNSTIGDSTPPDFRAMADQRPAMPSRETRDVADIHQRLDSITRQIEQISRPAPRTDAPRNDALRGEPAVARQLNDAISRLDARLSQISNPAPARNIQLQDKQRQTDLVERAAAQIYRPSPPLSPSLDSAIAEITARQSELDGAAPRPMPSRNAPPIAPAMSAPIPPTPAVPAGPDFSSLERHLFKITSQIEALQRPDGIEQSISAFRSELAEIRAAITEAMPRRAIESIENEIRSLSRRIDDTRQSGSDGQALAGIERALGEIREALRSLTPAEQLTGYDDAIRNLGAKLDLILRTNEDPSTVHQLESAIAALRSIVSNVASNDALARLTDDVRTLSAKVDQLADAGNNNDSFAILEQRLVALTSSLESRERPVASDNSQQLENAVRALSDRLDRMPVGNDSASAFAHLEQRVSYLLERLESSADHRSGNLGRVEDGLQDILRHLENQHASFATLTENSRNTAAPLDAGLADIFKRELSDIRFSQTERDRHTQDSLEAVHNTLGHVVDRLAMIEGDLRTVRSAPVTPPPEAPAAPRPAPPEVDAPRAAVPAQPKPELPNPAAAEAHFAAAPREFHAVQPAVPTAAAVLPKAISEILEPHAAPARATLAPELPPDHPLEPGTRPTGRPASPSERIAASENAISEISAAAPAPATATNFIAAARRAAQAAAAAPPNGKAAKPAKAAARTAQNAAAGDKPKEASTITSKIRSLLVGASVVVIVLGSFKMAMNLLDSAGAPQPAAVENSSEPPTPAQSPPDQNATPAPPAPAMPSMTAPTPINRQSFNGYTPDNADSVASATIPSSAAAPSGSPSDITGTIPAVAPGAASPKLGMVQVPPTERLPDAIGGPVLRSAALKGDPTAAYEIGVRYAEGKGVTANFDEAAKWYDRAAQAGVIPAVFRLGTLYEKGTGVQKDAAIARRYYMQAAERGNAKAMHNLAVLDADGGGNGANYKSAAQWFRKAADRGVADSQFNLGILYARGIGVEQNLAESFKWFSLAAAQGDADSARKRDDIAKRLDAQSLAAAKLAIQTFTPEQQPSDAINVATPTGGWDSAPVQAGAAKPAKPASIKRAAR comes from the coding sequence ATGAATTCGCGCGTATCGTGGAGTGTTGACGGCATCGATCCATCCGTGCGCGAAAGGGCCGAGGCGGCCGCGCGCCGCGCCGGCATGTCGTTGAGCGACTGGCTCAATTCCACGATCGGCGATTCCACCCCGCCGGATTTTCGTGCGATGGCGGATCAACGGCCGGCGATGCCGAGCCGCGAGACCCGTGATGTTGCCGACATTCATCAGCGGCTGGATTCCATCACCCGCCAGATCGAACAGATCTCGCGGCCAGCTCCGCGAACCGATGCGCCGCGCAACGACGCGCTTCGCGGCGAGCCGGCCGTCGCGCGGCAATTGAACGACGCCATCTCGCGCCTCGACGCCCGTCTGTCGCAAATCTCGAATCCCGCGCCGGCGAGAAATATCCAGCTTCAGGACAAGCAGCGCCAGACCGATCTGGTCGAGCGTGCGGCGGCCCAGATCTATCGTCCGTCGCCGCCGCTCAGCCCGTCGCTCGACTCGGCGATCGCGGAAATTACCGCGCGCCAGAGCGAACTGGATGGCGCCGCGCCGCGGCCGATGCCGTCACGCAACGCTCCGCCCATCGCTCCCGCCATGTCGGCGCCCATCCCGCCGACGCCTGCCGTGCCGGCGGGACCGGACTTCTCGTCGCTGGAGCGCCATCTCTTCAAGATCACGAGCCAGATCGAAGCTTTGCAGCGCCCCGACGGAATCGAGCAATCGATATCGGCGTTCCGCAGCGAACTGGCGGAGATTCGTGCCGCCATCACCGAAGCGATGCCGCGCCGGGCGATCGAATCGATCGAGAACGAAATCCGCTCGCTGTCCCGTCGCATCGACGACACCCGCCAGAGCGGCAGCGACGGGCAGGCCCTGGCCGGCATCGAACGCGCGCTCGGCGAAATTCGCGAGGCGCTGCGCTCGCTCACGCCGGCGGAACAACTGACCGGCTATGACGACGCGATCCGCAATCTGGGCGCCAAGCTCGATCTGATCCTGCGCACCAACGAGGACCCCTCGACGGTGCATCAGCTCGAAAGCGCGATCGCAGCACTTCGTTCCATCGTCTCCAATGTCGCGTCCAACGACGCCCTGGCGCGGCTGACCGACGACGTGCGCACGCTATCGGCCAAGGTCGACCAGCTCGCCGACGCCGGCAACAACAATGATTCCTTCGCAATCCTCGAGCAGCGCCTCGTCGCGCTGACTTCGTCGCTCGAAAGCCGCGAACGGCCGGTCGCAAGCGACAATTCGCAGCAATTGGAAAATGCGGTGCGGGCGCTGTCCGACCGCCTCGACCGTATGCCGGTCGGCAACGACAGCGCATCCGCGTTTGCGCATCTCGAACAGCGCGTATCGTATTTGCTCGAACGCCTCGAATCCTCAGCCGATCACCGCTCCGGCAATCTCGGTCGCGTCGAGGACGGGCTGCAGGATATTCTGCGTCATCTCGAAAACCAGCATGCGAGCTTTGCCACGCTGACCGAGAACAGCCGAAACACGGCAGCGCCGCTGGACGCCGGCCTTGCCGACATCTTCAAGCGCGAACTGTCCGATATCCGTTTCAGCCAGACGGAACGCGACCGCCACACCCAGGATTCGCTCGAAGCCGTTCACAACACGCTCGGCCATGTGGTCGACCGGCTGGCGATGATCGAAGGCGATCTGCGCACCGTACGTTCCGCGCCAGTGACGCCGCCACCGGAAGCACCTGCCGCTCCCCGCCCTGCCCCGCCAGAGGTAGATGCGCCGCGCGCGGCGGTGCCGGCTCAGCCAAAACCGGAATTACCCAACCCTGCCGCGGCCGAGGCGCATTTCGCCGCCGCGCCGCGCGAATTTCACGCCGTTCAGCCGGCTGTTCCGACCGCCGCCGCCGTGCTGCCGAAAGCGATCAGCGAAATTCTTGAACCACACGCCGCCCCAGCTCGCGCTACGCTCGCGCCGGAGCTGCCGCCCGATCACCCGCTCGAGCCGGGAACACGGCCGACAGGGCGGCCGGCTTCCCCGTCAGAGCGCATCGCCGCTTCGGAAAACGCCATCAGCGAAATTTCGGCCGCGGCACCCGCGCCGGCCACTGCCACCAATTTCATTGCCGCCGCGCGCCGCGCGGCCCAGGCCGCCGCGGCCGCGCCCCCTAACGGCAAGGCCGCCAAGCCGGCCAAGGCGGCGGCACGTACAGCTCAGAACGCTGCCGCCGGCGACAAGCCCAAGGAAGCCTCGACGATCACCTCCAAGATTCGCTCGCTGCTGGTCGGGGCGAGCGTGGTCGTCATCGTGCTCGGCTCGTTCAAGATGGCAATGAACCTGCTCGACAGTGCCGGCGCGCCGCAGCCGGCCGCCGTTGAGAATTCGAGCGAGCCGCCGACTCCGGCTCAATCACCCCCCGATCAAAACGCCACACCGGCGCCGCCGGCACCGGCCATGCCTTCGATGACGGCGCCCACCCCGATCAACCGGCAATCCTTCAACGGCTACACGCCTGACAACGCCGACAGCGTTGCCTCGGCGACGATTCCGTCCTCCGCGGCCGCACCTTCCGGCTCGCCCAGCGACATCACAGGCACGATTCCGGCCGTAGCGCCGGGCGCGGCCAGCCCCAAGCTCGGCATGGTGCAGGTCCCGCCGACGGAAAGATTGCCGGACGCGATTGGCGGACCGGTGCTGCGCAGTGCTGCGCTCAAGGGCGATCCCACCGCGGCCTATGAGATCGGCGTGCGCTACGCCGAAGGCAAAGGTGTTACAGCGAATTTCGACGAAGCGGCGAAATGGTATGATCGCGCGGCGCAAGCCGGTGTGATCCCCGCCGTCTTCAGGCTCGGCACGCTCTATGAAAAAGGCACCGGCGTGCAAAAGGACGCCGCTATCGCGCGCCGCTACTACATGCAGGCGGCCGAGCGCGGCAACGCCAAGGCGATGCACAATCTCGCCGTGCTGGATGCCGATGGCGGCGGCAACGGCGCCAACTACAAGAGCGCGGCGCAATGGTTCCGCAAGGCGGCCGATCGCGGCGTAGCGGACAGCCAGTTCAACCTCGGCATTCTCTATGCCCGCGGCATCGGCGTCGAACAGAATCTCGCCGAATCCTTCAAATGGTTCAGCCTGGCGGCGGCGCAGGGCGACGCCGACTCGGCCCGCAAGCGCGACGATATCGCCAAGCGTCTTGATGCCCAGTCGCTCGCCGCCGCAAAGCTTGCGATCCAGACCTTCACGCCAGAACAGCAGCCCAGCGACGCCATCAACGTGGCAACCCCGACAGGCGGATGGGACAGCGCGCCCGTGCAGGCCGGCGCGGCAAAGCCCGCCAAGCCGGCTTCGATCAAGCGCGCCGCGCGTTAA
- a CDS encoding sulfite exporter TauE/SafE family protein gives MQLFLPIADLPVNIFLILAMGAAVGFVSGMFGIGGGFLMTPLLIFIGITPAVAVASVASHIAASSFSGAISYWRRRAIDPVLALVLLSGGIIGTALGVWTFTQLRALGQLDLLIALSYVILLTTVGGLMFWEGLRAIMRARRGVKVSLRRPGSHGWIHGLPLKMRFKRSKIYLSVIPVVTVGAIIGFIGAVMGIGGGFILVPIMIYLLRVPTATVVGTSMVLTLVTMLFATMMHAVTNHLVDAVLALILMIGGVTGAQFGARAGQKIRGEHLRLLLGLLILAVGIRFAVELVIRPDDLFTIREGGAG, from the coding sequence GTGCAACTTTTCCTGCCGATAGCCGACCTTCCGGTCAATATTTTCCTCATCCTCGCGATGGGCGCGGCGGTTGGTTTCGTGTCGGGCATGTTCGGCATCGGCGGCGGTTTTCTGATGACGCCGCTGTTGATCTTCATCGGCATCACACCTGCGGTCGCGGTTGCCTCCGTTGCGAGCCATATCGCCGCTTCGTCATTTTCCGGCGCGATATCCTATTGGCGCCGCCGCGCCATCGATCCCGTCCTGGCATTGGTGCTTTTGAGCGGCGGTATCATCGGCACCGCATTGGGGGTCTGGACCTTCACGCAATTGCGCGCGCTCGGTCAGCTCGATCTGCTGATCGCGCTGTCTTACGTCATCCTGCTGACCACCGTGGGCGGGCTGATGTTCTGGGAAGGGCTGCGCGCAATCATGCGGGCCAGGCGCGGCGTCAAGGTTTCGCTGCGCCGCCCGGGCAGCCACGGCTGGATCCACGGATTGCCGCTGAAGATGCGCTTCAAGCGCTCCAAGATTTACCTGTCGGTGATTCCGGTTGTCACCGTAGGCGCCATCATCGGCTTTATCGGCGCGGTGATGGGCATTGGCGGCGGCTTCATCCTGGTTCCGATCATGATCTATCTGCTGCGGGTGCCGACCGCTACCGTGGTCGGCACCTCGATGGTGCTGACGCTCGTCACCATGCTGTTCGCCACCATGATGCACGCCGTCACCAACCATCTCGTCGATGCCGTGCTGGCGCTGATCCTGATGATCGGCGGCGTGACTGGCGCGCAATTCGGTGCCCGCGCCGGCCAGAAGATCCGCGGCGAACATTTGCGGCTGCTGCTCGGACTGTTGATTCTCGCGGTCGGAATTCGTTTCGCGGTCGAACTGGTGATCCGGCCCGACGATCTCTTCACCATCCGCGAGGGGGGCGCCGGATGA
- a CDS encoding acyl-CoA dehydrogenase C-terminal domain-containing protein: MPIYKAPLEDVNFLLNDVFQIDRYDNLPGFSDASADVREAILGEAAKLSEEVLQPLNRVGDLEGCVRHDDASVTTPKGFKEAFKQVAEGGWLGLSAPTEFGGQGLPVTLSQVVTEFQSAANMAFSMYGGLTMGATAALIVHGKPEQKKMFVPKMVAGEWTGTMNLTEPQCGTDLGLLRTKAAKQADGSYKITGTKIFISAGEHDLADNIIHLVLARIEGAPAGIKGVSLFVVPKILVNADGSLGARNGVSCGSIEHKMGIHGNSTCVMNYDGATGWLIGEENKGMQGMFVMMNEARLGVAVQGLAQSEVAYQNAVAYARDRLQGRALSGPQAPDKPADPIIVHPDVRRTLLTIRAFNEAARAMVVWTSLKSDVAHRSSDPKDRDAADDHMGLMTPVMKGVLTDVGFSNAVLAQQMYGGHGYIAENGMEQFVRDARIAMIYEGANGIQALDLVGRKLPRNGGRAVMSFFGEVAAFAKEHGADEAMKPFVAPLSTALGHLQQATTWLMQNAMAKPDNAGAGATDYMQLFGRVTFAYMWARMAKVAQDKIAGSGATSYLTTKLVTGRFFMERMLPETALHLARIQTGSATTMELPAEAF, translated from the coding sequence ATGCCGATCTACAAAGCCCCGTTGGAAGACGTCAATTTCCTGCTCAACGACGTTTTCCAGATTGACCGCTACGACAATCTCCCCGGCTTCAGCGATGCCTCGGCCGATGTGCGGGAGGCGATATTGGGCGAGGCCGCGAAACTCAGCGAAGAAGTGTTGCAGCCGCTCAACCGGGTCGGCGATCTCGAAGGCTGCGTCAGGCACGACGATGCCAGCGTCACCACCCCGAAAGGTTTCAAGGAAGCGTTCAAGCAGGTCGCCGAAGGCGGCTGGCTCGGCTTGTCCGCGCCGACCGAATTTGGCGGCCAGGGATTGCCGGTCACGCTCAGCCAGGTCGTCACTGAATTCCAGAGTGCGGCGAATATGGCGTTTTCGATGTATGGCGGCCTGACCATGGGCGCGACCGCGGCGCTGATCGTGCATGGCAAGCCCGAACAGAAAAAGATGTTCGTGCCCAAGATGGTGGCGGGCGAGTGGACCGGCACCATGAACCTCACCGAGCCGCAATGCGGCACCGATCTCGGCCTGCTGCGCACCAAGGCCGCCAAGCAGGCCGACGGCAGCTACAAGATCACGGGCACGAAGATCTTTATCTCCGCCGGCGAGCACGATCTCGCTGACAACATCATCCATCTGGTGCTGGCGCGCATCGAAGGCGCGCCCGCCGGCATCAAGGGCGTGTCACTGTTCGTGGTGCCGAAGATTCTGGTCAATGCCGATGGATCGCTCGGCGCGCGCAACGGCGTCTCCTGCGGCTCGATCGAGCACAAGATGGGAATTCACGGCAATTCCACCTGCGTGATGAACTATGACGGCGCCACCGGCTGGCTGATCGGCGAAGAGAACAAGGGCATGCAGGGCATGTTCGTGATGATGAACGAGGCGCGGCTTGGCGTCGCGGTGCAGGGGTTGGCGCAATCCGAGGTCGCCTATCAGAACGCCGTCGCCTATGCCCGCGATCGGCTGCAGGGCCGCGCGCTCTCCGGGCCGCAGGCGCCGGACAAGCCGGCCGATCCGATCATCGTGCATCCCGACGTGCGCCGCACGCTGCTTACGATTCGCGCCTTCAACGAAGCGGCGCGCGCGATGGTGGTATGGACGTCGCTGAAAAGCGACGTTGCGCACCGATCCAGCGACCCCAAGGATCGCGACGCCGCCGACGATCACATGGGTTTGATGACGCCGGTCATGAAAGGCGTTCTGACCGACGTGGGATTTTCCAATGCCGTGCTGGCGCAGCAGATGTATGGCGGCCACGGCTACATCGCCGAAAACGGCATGGAGCAGTTCGTGCGCGATGCGCGTATCGCCATGATCTATGAGGGCGCCAACGGCATTCAGGCACTTGATCTCGTCGGCCGCAAATTGCCGCGTAATGGTGGCCGCGCGGTGATGTCGTTCTTCGGCGAGGTCGCAGCGTTCGCCAAGGAGCACGGCGCCGATGAGGCCATGAAGCCCTTTGTCGCGCCGCTCTCAACCGCGCTCGGCCATTTGCAGCAAGCCACGACCTGGCTGATGCAGAATGCGATGGCCAAGCCCGATAATGCCGGCGCCGGCGCCACCGATTACATGCAATTGTTCGGCCGCGTCACCTTTGCCTATATGTGGGCGCGGATGGCGAAAGTCGCGCAGGACAAGATTGCGGGCAGCGGCGCGACGTCCTATCTCACCACCAAGCTGGTGACCGGCCGTTTCTTCATGGAACGGATGCTGCCGGAAACGGCGCTGCATCTTGCGCGCATCCAGACCGGAAGCGCGACCACCATGGAATTGCCGGCCGAAGCGTTCTGA
- a CDS encoding FAD-dependent oxidoreductase, with protein MAYKNFKIETDADGIALVTWDTPGRSMNVLDETSINELEAIVKQTSADAAVKGVVITSGKEALSAGADLSMLEGMARTYADVLKARGEEAANQMLFDQSRRFSLVFRGIETSGKPWVAAINGLALGGGFELTLSCHYRVAAENPKTRLGLPEVKVGLFPGAGGTQRVPRIVPPQDAMQLLLKGEAITLDKAKALKLVDAVVPAADLIKTAKDWIKGGGKAVAPWDEKGFKLPGGPVYSKAGMMMFPAGNAIFRRETYDNYPAARAIMQCVYEGLQLPIDAALRVESRHFAQILRSKEAAAMIRSLFLSMQELNKGARRPQNVPPTKVKKLAVIGAGFMGASVGYVSARAGIDVVLIDRDQESADKGKGHASAVIDDLIKKGRAKEGDREKILSRISATADYNVLKDCDLIIEAVFEDRKVKAETYAKAQPLLKSDAIFASNTSTLPINSLAEEFKDQGKFIGIHFFSPVEKMMLVEIIVGKNTGDVALATALDYVRTIGKTPIVVNDSRGFFANRCVLRFTAEGLEMLMEGVPPAMIENTAKMAGMPVGPLSLSDEVALDLVLKIMKATEADLGANAIDQAQKKLLVEMVEKQGRFGRKNSKGFYDYPEKGKGQKSLWSALGGLQPKHLDPDTLDIEEMKQRFLVVQAVEAARTVEDHVITDMREADVGSILGFGFAPFTGGTLSYIDFLGTKKFVELCHKLEAKYGSRFSPPKLLVDMAAKGETFYGRFPPKKQAAA; from the coding sequence ATGGCCTACAAAAATTTCAAGATCGAGACCGACGCCGACGGCATCGCGCTGGTGACATGGGACACGCCGGGCCGTTCGATGAACGTGCTCGATGAGACCTCGATCAACGAACTCGAAGCGATCGTGAAGCAGACCTCGGCCGATGCCGCTGTGAAGGGCGTCGTCATCACCTCGGGCAAGGAAGCGTTGTCGGCCGGCGCCGACCTGTCGATGCTCGAAGGCATGGCCCGTACTTATGCCGACGTGCTCAAGGCCAGGGGCGAAGAAGCCGCCAACCAGATGCTGTTCGACCAGAGCCGCCGCTTCTCCCTGGTGTTCCGTGGCATCGAGACCTCCGGCAAGCCGTGGGTTGCCGCCATCAACGGGCTGGCGCTCGGCGGCGGCTTCGAACTGACGCTGTCGTGCCATTACCGGGTCGCTGCCGAAAATCCCAAGACCCGTCTCGGCCTGCCGGAAGTGAAGGTCGGGCTTTTCCCCGGCGCTGGCGGCACCCAGCGCGTGCCACGCATCGTGCCGCCGCAGGATGCGATGCAGTTGCTGTTGAAGGGCGAGGCGATCACGCTCGACAAGGCCAAGGCGCTGAAGCTGGTCGATGCCGTGGTTCCCGCGGCCGATCTGATCAAGACCGCAAAGGACTGGATCAAGGGCGGCGGCAAGGCGGTCGCGCCCTGGGATGAAAAGGGTTTCAAGCTGCCGGGCGGACCGGTTTACTCCAAAGCCGGCATGATGATGTTCCCGGCCGGCAACGCGATCTTCCGCCGCGAGACCTACGACAATTATCCGGCCGCGCGCGCCATCATGCAGTGCGTGTATGAAGGCCTGCAGTTGCCGATCGACGCTGCCTTGCGGGTTGAGTCGCGCCACTTTGCGCAAATCCTGCGCAGCAAGGAAGCCGCGGCGATGATCCGCAGCCTGTTCCTGTCGATGCAGGAATTGAACAAGGGCGCCCGCCGCCCGCAGAACGTGCCGCCGACCAAGGTCAAGAAGCTCGCCGTGATCGGGGCAGGTTTCATGGGCGCCAGCGTCGGTTACGTTTCGGCGCGTGCCGGCATCGACGTGGTGCTGATCGACCGCGACCAAGAGAGCGCCGACAAGGGCAAGGGCCACGCCAGCGCCGTGATCGACGATCTGATCAAGAAGGGCCGCGCCAAGGAGGGCGATCGCGAGAAGATCCTGTCGCGCATCAGTGCGACCGCCGATTACAACGTGCTCAAGGATTGCGACCTCATCATCGAGGCGGTGTTCGAGGATCGCAAGGTCAAGGCGGAAACCTACGCCAAGGCGCAGCCGCTGTTGAAATCAGATGCAATCTTTGCCTCCAACACCTCGACGCTGCCGATCAATTCGCTGGCGGAGGAATTCAAGGACCAGGGCAAGTTCATCGGCATTCATTTCTTCTCGCCGGTCGAGAAGATGATGCTGGTGGAGATCATCGTCGGCAAGAACACCGGCGACGTCGCGCTCGCCACCGCGCTGGATTATGTGCGCACCATCGGCAAGACGCCGATCGTGGTCAATGATAGCAGAGGCTTCTTCGCCAATCGCTGCGTGCTGCGTTTCACCGCCGAAGGCCTGGAAATGCTGATGGAAGGCGTTCCGCCGGCGATGATCGAGAACACCGCGAAGATGGCGGGTATGCCGGTCGGACCGCTGTCGCTGTCGGACGAGGTCGCGCTCGATCTCGTGCTCAAGATCATGAAGGCAACCGAGGCCGATCTCGGCGCCAATGCCATCGATCAGGCCCAGAAGAAGCTGCTGGTCGAGATGGTCGAGAAACAAGGCCGCTTCGGCCGCAAGAACAGCAAGGGCTTTTACGACTATCCGGAGAAGGGCAAGGGCCAGAAGAGCCTGTGGTCGGCGCTCGGCGGCTTGCAGCCGAAACACCTCGACCCGGATACGCTCGACATCGAAGAGATGAAGCAGCGCTTTCTCGTTGTCCAAGCGGTGGAAGCCGCGCGCACCGTCGAGGATCACGTCATCACCGATATGCGCGAGGCTGATGTCGGCTCGATCCTGGGCTTCGGCTTCGCCCCGTTCACCGGCGGCACGCTGTCCTATATCGACTTCTTGGGCACCAAGAAGTTTGTCGAGCTTTGCCACAAGCTCGAGGCCAAATACGGCTCGCGCTTCTCGCCGCCCAAACTGCTGGTCGACATGGCGGCGAAGGGCGAGACCTTCTACGGACGCTTTCCGCCGAAGAAGCAGGCGGCGGCCTAA
- a CDS encoding acetyl-CoA C-acetyltransferase, translating into MPEAYIYDHVRTPRGRGKADGALHEVTALALATVPLKALKERNNLGEDIVDDVILGVVDPVGEAGSDIARFAALQAGLGESVPGVQISRFCASGLDAVNFAAAQIMSGQHELTIGGGAESMSRVGIGASGGAWPMDPSIAVPSYFMPQGVSADLIATKYGFSRDDVDAYAVQSQQRAAKAWDEGRFKNSVVPVKDVNGLTILAKDEHMRPSTTMQSLGQLQPSFATVGQMGGFDAVAIQSHPEIERVNYVHHAGNSSGIVDGAGAVLLGSKEAGSKHGLKPRAKIRAFANIGSEPAMMLTGPVDVTRKLFERSGMKKSDIDLFELNEAFASVVLRYIQAFDIDTAKINVNGGAIALGHPLGATGAMILGTVLDELERTDKSTALVTLCIGGGMGTATIIERV; encoded by the coding sequence ATGCCTGAGGCATATATCTACGATCACGTTCGCACGCCGCGCGGCCGCGGCAAGGCCGATGGCGCGCTGCATGAGGTGACCGCGCTGGCGCTGGCGACAGTGCCGCTGAAAGCGCTGAAGGAGCGCAACAATCTCGGCGAGGATATCGTCGACGACGTCATTCTCGGCGTGGTCGATCCGGTCGGCGAGGCCGGCTCGGATATCGCGCGTTTCGCAGCGCTGCAGGCGGGCCTCGGCGAATCCGTTCCCGGCGTCCAGATCAGTCGCTTCTGTGCCTCCGGTCTCGATGCCGTGAATTTTGCCGCTGCCCAGATCATGAGCGGTCAGCATGAACTCACCATCGGCGGTGGCGCCGAATCGATGAGCCGCGTCGGCATCGGCGCCTCCGGCGGCGCCTGGCCGATGGATCCCTCGATCGCGGTGCCGTCCTATTTCATGCCGCAGGGCGTCTCCGCCGATCTGATCGCGACCAAATACGGCTTTTCGCGCGACGACGTCGATGCCTATGCGGTGCAGAGCCAGCAGCGCGCGGCGAAAGCGTGGGACGAAGGCCGCTTCAAGAATTCGGTGGTTCCGGTCAAGGACGTCAACGGGCTGACCATTCTGGCCAAGGACGAGCATATGCGGCCCTCGACGACGATGCAGTCGCTGGGTCAATTGCAGCCGTCATTCGCGACCGTCGGCCAGATGGGCGGCTTCGATGCGGTGGCGATCCAGTCGCATCCGGAAATCGAGCGCGTCAATTACGTTCATCACGCCGGCAATTCGTCGGGGATCGTCGATGGCGCCGGCGCTGTCCTGCTCGGCAGCAAGGAAGCCGGCAGCAAGCATGGCCTGAAGCCGCGGGCGAAAATCCGCGCCTTCGCCAATATCGGCTCGGAGCCTGCGATGATGCTGACCGGGCCGGTCGACGTCACCAGAAAACTGTTCGAACGCTCGGGCATGAAGAAATCGGACATCGATCTGTTCGAACTCAACGAGGCGTTCGCCTCGGTGGTATTGCGCTACATCCAGGCCTTCGACATCGACACCGCCAAGATCAACGTCAATGGCGGTGCGATTGCGCTCGGCCATCCGCTCGGCGCTACCGGTGCGATGATCCTGGGCACCGTGCTCGACGAACTCGAGCGCACGGACAAGTCGACCGCGCTGGTCACGCTGTGCATCGGTGGCGGCATGGGCACAGCGACGATCATCGAGCGGGTTTGA
- the gstA gene encoding glutathione transferase GstA, which translates to MKLYYAPGACSLSPHIALHEAGLAHELVKVDLKAKKTETGEDFAAINPKGQVPALMLDSGELVTEGPVIVQVIADKAPGKHLAPANGTDERYKMQEWLNFTTSELHKNFSPLFNPAIPDEVKKFFVDRIVGKFKYADSQLAGRDYLMGKQFTVADGYLFVMLAWADRMKIDLSGMKNLMAFKDRVAARPNVQAALKMEGLLKAA; encoded by the coding sequence ATGAAGCTCTATTACGCGCCCGGCGCCTGCTCACTCTCGCCCCACATCGCGCTGCATGAAGCCGGTCTCGCCCACGAACTCGTGAAGGTCGACCTCAAGGCGAAAAAGACCGAAACCGGCGAGGACTTCGCCGCCATCAATCCGAAGGGCCAGGTGCCGGCGCTGATGCTGGACAGCGGCGAACTGGTGACCGAAGGCCCGGTGATCGTCCAGGTCATCGCCGACAAGGCCCCCGGCAAGCATCTCGCGCCGGCCAACGGCACCGACGAACGCTACAAGATGCAGGAATGGCTGAACTTTACCACCAGCGAGCTGCACAAGAATTTCAGTCCGTTGTTCAATCCGGCAATCCCGGATGAAGTGAAGAAGTTTTTCGTCGATCGCATCGTCGGCAAGTTCAAATATGCCGACTCCCAGCTTGCCGGCCGCGATTATCTGATGGGCAAGCAGTTCACGGTCGCCGACGGCTATCTGTTCGTGATGCTGGCCTGGGCGGACCGCATGAAGATCGACCTCTCCGGGATGAAGAACCTGATGGCCTTCAAGGATCGCGTCGCGGCACGGCCCAACGTGCAGGCGGCGCTGAAGATGGAAGGCCTGTTGAAGGCGGCGTGA